One Patescibacteria group bacterium genomic region harbors:
- a CDS encoding class I SAM-dependent methyltransferase, which yields MQKNKVKNLISKTRQDYELIANHFSQTRVKPWPEMLEFKKYVQSNDKILDLGCGNGRLIQVFTDLNIDYTGIDISANLIKLARVNYPASNYKFLVGDMTQSLPLEDKKFDAVFCIAAFQHIPDVDLRQQVLKEIKRIIKPGGYLIMTNWNLRKWNLIFKYKLWHLLLNFKSKNLEKGDTLIPWKLQNKIIQRYYHAFTLKELERLFKYTSWQIIKQYKIKDNLISIIRA from the coding sequence ATGCAAAAAAATAAAGTTAAAAATTTAATTAGCAAGACACGACAGGACTATGAATTAATTGCTAATCATTTTTCGCAGACTCGGGTCAAGCCTTGGCCAGAAATGTTAGAATTTAAAAAATATGTTCAGTCAAATGATAAAATTTTAGATCTGGGTTGTGGCAATGGTCGTTTGATTCAAGTTTTTACCGATCTAAATATAGATTACACTGGAATTGACATTAGCGCAAATCTAATAAAATTGGCTCGAGTTAATTATCCAGCCTCAAATTATAAATTTTTAGTTGGTGACATGACTCAATCCTTGCCCCTTGAAGACAAAAAATTTGATGCAGTGTTTTGTATTGCTGCTTTTCAGCACATTCCAGATGTGGATTTACGACAGCAAGTTTTAAAAGAAATTAAACGTATTATTAAGCCTGGTGGATATTTAATTATGACCAATTGGAATCTTAGAAAATGGAATTTAATTTTTAAATATAAATTGTGGCATTTATTATTAAATTTTAAATCTAAAAATTTAGAAAAAGGAGACACTTTAATTCCTTGGAAATTACAAAATAAAATTATTCAACGTTATTATCATGCCTTTACTTTAAAAGAGCTAGAAAGATTATTTAAATATACAAGTTGGCAAATAATTAAACAATATAAAATTAAAGATAATTTAATTAGCATAATCAGGGCTTGA
- a CDS encoding tRNA uridine(34) 5-carboxymethylaminomethyl modification radical SAM/GNAT enzyme Elp3 has product MSNEKIIQNLIHSHHITKKDLDKAKRQFCDSKKIISNVNLLKTYRQLIKNKKIQSNKNLEKLLVCRPVRTLSGVAIITVLTKPYPCPGKCLYCPQEKNMPKSYLSNEPAVMRAILCQFDPYKQVQGRLKSLYQTGHPTDKIELIILGATWSAYPRQYQTWFIKRCFQAANDFNKRNQPLKQSLSQAQKINQTTQHRIIGLSIETRPNLVNEKEVIRLRKLGCTRIEIGVQTIFNDILQKNKRGHQVQATIQATKLLKQAGFKICYHMMPNLPSSTLKKDLAMFKKLFSSPDFQPDMLKIYPCTVVKGSPLYKIWQQNKYKPYTQKQLIDLLIKIKLILPPYTRVNRLIRDIPSISIEAGNKVTNLREIIQKKMAQQNLACQCIRCREIKNEQINFKNVKFKIIQYSASGGIEYFLSYEDVKNNKLLAFLRLRLPEKKFNPFLQNLNLIDCALVRELHTYGQLINLNSKNKQASQHKGWGKKLMIQAEKITQKNNYSKLAVIAGIGVREYYRKLGYKLDGTYMVKNV; this is encoded by the coding sequence ATGTCTAACGAAAAAATAATTCAAAACTTAATTCATAGTCATCATATCACTAAAAAAGATTTGGATAAAGCCAAGCGTCAATTTTGTGATTCTAAAAAAATAATTTCTAATGTTAATTTATTAAAAACTTATCGTCAATTGATTAAAAATAAAAAAATCCAATCGAATAAAAATTTAGAAAAACTTTTAGTCTGCCGACCCGTTAGAACTTTATCTGGCGTAGCTATTATCACTGTCTTAACTAAGCCCTATCCTTGTCCGGGAAAATGTTTATATTGCCCCCAAGAAAAAAATATGCCAAAAAGTTATTTATCTAACGAACCAGCGGTGATGCGAGCTATTTTGTGTCAATTTGATCCCTACAAACAAGTTCAGGGTCGTTTAAAAAGTTTATATCAAACTGGCCATCCAACTGATAAAATTGAGTTGATAATTTTGGGTGCGACTTGGTCAGCTTATCCTCGACAATATCAAACTTGGTTTATTAAACGTTGTTTTCAAGCCGCTAATGATTTCAATAAACGCAATCAACCTCTAAAACAAAGTTTATCTCAGGCTCAAAAAATTAATCAAACCACCCAACATCGTATTATTGGTTTGTCAATTGAAACCCGACCAAATCTAGTTAACGAAAAAGAAGTTATTCGTTTAAGAAAATTAGGATGCACGCGTATTGAAATCGGTGTCCAAACTATTTTTAATGATATTTTGCAAAAAAATAAACGTGGTCATCAAGTCCAAGCGACTATCCAAGCCACTAAATTATTAAAACAAGCTGGCTTTAAAATCTGCTATCATATGATGCCGAATTTACCCAGTTCTACTTTAAAAAAAGATTTAGCCATGTTTAAAAAATTATTTTCTAGTCCAGACTTTCAACCTGACATGTTAAAAATTTATCCTTGCACGGTGGTAAAGGGTTCGCCCTTATATAAAATTTGGCAACAGAATAAATATAAACCTTATACTCAAAAACAATTAATTGATTTACTAATTAAAATTAAGCTTATTTTACCACCTTATACTCGAGTCAATCGCTTAATTCGCGATATTCCGTCCATTTCAATTGAGGCTGGCAACAAAGTCACCAACTTGCGAGAAATTATACAAAAAAAAATGGCTCAGCAAAATTTAGCTTGCCAATGTATTCGTTGTCGTGAAATTAAAAACGAACAAATCAATTTTAAAAATGTTAAATTTAAAATAATTCAATACTCAGCTTCAGGTGGTATAGAATATTTTTTAAGTTATGAAGATGTTAAAAATAATAAACTGCTAGCTTTTTTAAGATTAAGATTGCCAGAAAAAAAATTTAACCCTTTTCTACAAAATTTAAATTTAATTGATTGCGCCTTGGTGCGCGAGCTGCATACTTATGGTCAATTAATAAATTTAAATTCCAAAAATAAGCAGGCCAGCCAACACAAAGGTTGGGGAAAAAAATTAATGATACAAGCGGAAAAAATAACTCAAAAAAATAACTATTCTAAATTAGCGGTTATCGCCGGAATTGGTGTGCGTGAATATTATCGAAAATTGGGATATAAATTGGATGGGACGTATATGGTAAAAAATGTATAA
- a CDS encoding phosphomannomutase/phosphoglucomutase, with product MDKTIFKAYDIRGVFPEQINPEIAEKIAQTLIYILSQKLNKPISELKLAVGRDIRQSSEPLIKKLIETILKYGVKIDDLGLISVNDLYFAVGHYQYDGGIMGTASHNPPEYGGFKMVMADPDLKNSILFISGEELYQVMQEIDLPLKAEELAGTLQTKDIFNDHLKHILNFIDLTKIKPLKIVVDAGNGMNGKMAMTILEKMGCQPIPLFIEPDADFPNRPPNPLTQCAEEKIATKITQEGADFGVMFDVDGDRMFLVDEVGNFIPGDMVLLVLARAFLKLHPGSGIAYNLICSHAVPELIQQWGGKAIRSEVGYRNLARHMKEEGGLMSGEVSAHFAFKDNFYADNGFIALALATQAISEDGRLLSEIIKDFKLYYRADEVNLKIDDKDIASDLIRQHYKDNIRDEIDGITIEFDDWWFNVRPSNTEPILRLTVEARDKEMAKEKIDEILKIIN from the coding sequence ATGGATAAAACAATTTTTAAAGCTTACGATATTCGAGGTGTTTTTCCGGAACAAATTAATCCCGAAATCGCCGAGAAAATCGCTCAGACTTTGATTTATATTTTATCGCAAAAATTAAATAAACCCATTTCAGAATTAAAATTAGCAGTCGGGCGAGATATTCGTCAATCGTCCGAACCTTTGATCAAAAAATTAATTGAAACGATTTTAAAATATGGCGTTAAAATTGATGATTTGGGTTTAATTTCAGTTAATGATCTATATTTTGCAGTGGGGCATTATCAATATGATGGTGGGATTATGGGCACAGCTTCGCACAATCCACCAGAATACGGTGGTTTTAAAATGGTGATGGCTGATCCAGATTTAAAAAATAGTATTTTATTTATTAGTGGCGAAGAATTATATCAGGTTATGCAAGAAATAGATTTACCTCTAAAAGCCGAAGAATTAGCTGGTACATTACAAACTAAAGATATTTTTAATGATCATTTAAAACATATTTTAAATTTTATAGACTTAACTAAAATTAAGCCCTTAAAAATAGTTGTGGATGCTGGCAATGGTATGAATGGTAAAATGGCGATGACAATTTTAGAAAAAATGGGTTGTCAGCCGATACCATTATTTATTGAGCCAGATGCAGATTTTCCTAATCGTCCGCCCAATCCCTTAACTCAATGTGCGGAAGAAAAAATTGCGACTAAAATTACTCAAGAGGGTGCAGACTTTGGCGTGATGTTTGACGTTGATGGCGATCGGATGTTTTTAGTTGATGAAGTCGGTAATTTTATACCTGGCGACATGGTCTTGTTGGTTTTAGCTCGGGCCTTTTTAAAATTACATCCAGGGTCGGGCATTGCTTATAATTTAATTTGTTCACACGCAGTACCGGAATTAATTCAACAATGGGGTGGCAAAGCGATTCGGAGTGAAGTGGGTTATCGCAATTTAGCGCGACATATGAAAGAAGAGGGGGGTTTAATGAGTGGTGAGGTTTCAGCTCATTTTGCTTTTAAAGATAATTTTTATGCTGATAATGGTTTTATTGCTCTGGCTTTAGCTACACAAGCCATTTCAGAAGATGGCCGCTTGCTTTCTGAAATTATTAAAGATTTTAAATTATACTATCGAGCCGATGAAGTTAATTTAAAAATAGATGATAAAGACATAGCCTCAGATTTGATTCGACAACATTATAAAGATAATATTCGCGACGAAATAGACGGCATTACAATTGAATTTGATGATTGGTGGTTTAATGTGCGACCTTCAAACACAGAACCAATTTTGCGCTTAACAGTTGAGGCTCGAGATAAAGAAATGGCAAAGGAAAAAATTGATGAGATTTTGAAGATTATAAATTAA
- a CDS encoding right-handed parallel beta-helix repeat-containing protein, whose protein sequence is MQNKKRVTKTTFNKLIYSVCVMALVLGTGVFLMPNEVEASSYTFTEDFWNKTYQDSVYTSAYWENYDSVRLTKNYIADNNIPSEQLVNTNLTEVQQDPAVDSDINGNFVIVWRGINESDRTHDIYSQRFDYNGNKIGGEFKVNNDVQAEPAWPDVATDGRNETVITWVSYDQHETGSGFDIYAKKYDSYFNEIPVSSQAQGSGEGNEFQVNTFTDGWQINPVVAADANGNFVIAWTDMENNVIKAQKFDANCNKISGEISVGDTTAEITPAIDMNPDGSYIITWQKSTGTKGIYAQRFYSDGYPAGGEFRVDVGITTVNAPTDPDITISKDNGFIIVWHSYEPGQDVIEDVVRIQRFNSNGERLGSSIEGPHGFTSPGEEISPPKVIYNQHNYDFIVIMSRLRGSYPSDEDCCIVDGFPRSDDVIVQRYYNDGNEHGEEFRISSYERGLRYDPVITAGRHDDYIAVWQSKPYTIEGEIEGLEDDWDIYFQRINLAMPRYERSNIAQSKTIDTTSKNITKATTVINYDEPWGTDINYYLSNNGGKNWIEIAPREPERTFVTTGSDLRWKAILQTIDDTITPQLISVEISYSTDAVPPTETCASFTYSDWSGCNNGQQTRTILTSSPAGCTGGSPVLTQSCTPSLPPLPTGVCTSFTYSDWGECNNGIKTRTLLNSSPEGCTGGTPILSRSCSTEEDLPIVDLTDPSTYQGRVHNVNGVYFILDSIKLEPKEYNLSPAPLLNGFIYPESAAIYIEESNIVLDGNGAILNGGSFEGQEDYSHAIKIHNAKNVTVKNFEIKNYVYGIHAGDHYGRAAKAVTNSTFQDNIIHDIKTAAIEMLYYSTNNSVLDNEIYDIGPGKNGHSYCISFFGQSNYGRIEGNKCSGSADVGLRIFDGPFEVMKNIIIDNDGFDIYSYGHADNYGFSNACGSTILWNDDGEQGCTYMPSGDPSDIPEDIDAYQQYLGELKLANGRYYFTSDDGSFNSALIFSNQVDDINKYLNKKIVVTLKQATDNSIEICNIKVIDETLRRRLGGKLLLQVESRGRVWYVDKQKNTRYLIEQYKALPLFRELSLGITDADLSKIPVNTSTIDPNLDTDGDGYSDKHEIENGYNPYNPAPVKLQTDANLANRLKGQLLLQVEEGGRVWYVHEDGQAYRVEPKNILEIFRTLALGITNENLEKIPNNSLIK, encoded by the coding sequence ATGCAAAACAAAAAAAGGGTCACAAAAACAACTTTTAACAAGCTGATTTATTCAGTTTGTGTTATGGCTCTTGTCCTAGGTACGGGAGTTTTTTTAATGCCGAATGAGGTTGAGGCGAGTAGTTATACATTTACGGAAGATTTTTGGAATAAAACATATCAAGACAGCGTTTATACAAGCGCTTATTGGGAAAATTATGATTCTGTTAGGCTAACTAAAAATTATATTGCGGATAATAATATTCCGTCTGAACAATTAGTTAATACTAACCTTACTGAAGTACAACAAGATCCCGCGGTAGATTCAGATATAAATGGTAATTTTGTAATAGTTTGGAGAGGTATAAATGAATCAGACAGAACACATGATATTTATAGCCAAAGGTTTGATTATAATGGAAATAAAATAGGTGGTGAATTTAAGGTTAATAATGATGTACAGGCTGAACCTGCTTGGCCAGACGTTGCCACAGATGGACGCAATGAAACTGTAATTACGTGGGTTAGCTATGACCAACATGAAACTGGAAGTGGTTTTGATATTTATGCAAAGAAATATGATTCCTACTTTAATGAAATTCCCGTTTCATCACAGGCTCAAGGTTCTGGCGAGGGGAATGAATTTCAAGTGAACACTTTTACAGATGGCTGGCAAATTAATCCGGTCGTGGCTGCAGATGCAAACGGTAATTTTGTTATCGCTTGGACAGACATGGAAAACAATGTGATTAAGGCTCAAAAATTTGATGCTAATTGCAATAAAATAAGTGGAGAAATCAGCGTAGGAGACACAACAGCAGAGATAACCCCCGCTATAGATATGAATCCGGATGGAAGTTATATAATTACTTGGCAAAAAAGTACTGGGACAAAAGGAATTTATGCGCAAAGGTTTTATAGTGATGGATATCCTGCTGGCGGAGAATTTAGAGTTGACGTGGGTATTACTACTGTTAATGCCCCTACGGATCCAGACATCACTATTAGTAAGGATAATGGTTTTATAATAGTCTGGCATAGTTATGAACCGGGTCAGGATGTTATCGAGGACGTGGTACGTATACAGAGATTTAATAGTAATGGAGAACGCTTAGGTTCTTCTATTGAAGGACCACATGGTTTTACTTCTCCTGGCGAAGAAATTAGTCCCCCTAAAGTTATTTATAACCAACACAACTATGATTTTATTGTTATAATGTCTCGTTTAAGGGGGAGTTATCCCAGTGATGAAGACTGTTGTATTGTAGATGGTTTTCCAAGGAGTGATGATGTAATTGTTCAAAGATATTATAATGATGGTAATGAACATGGCGAAGAATTTAGAATTAGCTCATATGAGAGAGGGTTGAGATATGATCCTGTTATTACGGCCGGTAGGCATGATGATTATATAGCAGTTTGGCAAAGTAAACCATATACAATAGAAGGGGAGATAGAAGGTTTAGAAGATGATTGGGACATTTATTTTCAAAGAATCAATTTAGCAATGCCTCGATATGAAAGGTCAAATATTGCTCAATCCAAAACAATAGATACCACAAGCAAAAACATTACTAAGGCAACTACGGTCATAAACTACGACGAACCATGGGGAACTGATATTAATTATTATTTGAGTAATAATGGTGGAAAAAATTGGATAGAGATTGCCCCGCGTGAACCAGAGCGTACTTTTGTTACAACAGGTTCTGATTTAAGATGGAAGGCGATTTTACAAACCATAGATGATACCATAACACCGCAATTAATTAGTGTTGAGATTTCGTATTCCACCGATGCGGTTCCTCCAACTGAGACCTGCGCATCCTTCACCTATTCCGATTGGAGTGGATGTAATAATGGCCAACAAACACGTACTATTTTGACTTCATCTCCTGCCGGTTGTACGGGGGGCAGTCCGGTTTTAACTCAAAGTTGTACACCATCATTGCCACCATTACCAACAGGAGTTTGTACCTCCTTCACCTATTCCGACTGGGGTGAGTGTAACAACGGTATAAAAACTAGAACATTGTTAAATTCATCTCCAGAGGGTTGTACTGGTGGAACACCTATTTTGTCACGTAGTTGTAGTACAGAAGAAGATTTGCCAATTGTAGATTTAACCGATCCATCGACTTATCAAGGGCGAGTTCACAATGTTAATGGCGTTTATTTTATCTTAGATAGTATTAAACTTGAACCCAAAGAATATAATTTATCACCAGCTCCATTACTAAACGGATTTATTTATCCAGAATCGGCTGCAATCTATATCGAGGAATCAAATATAGTTTTAGACGGTAATGGCGCAATTTTAAACGGTGGTAGTTTTGAAGGTCAGGAAGATTATTCGCATGCTATTAAAATACATAACGCCAAGAATGTAACGGTTAAGAATTTTGAGATTAAAAACTATGTTTATGGCATTCATGCCGGCGATCATTATGGCCGGGCAGCTAAAGCAGTTACCAATTCAACTTTTCAAGATAATATTATTCATGATATAAAAACCGCCGCTATAGAAATGTTGTATTATTCAACTAATAATAGTGTTTTAGATAATGAAATTTATGATATTGGTCCAGGGAAAAATGGACATTCTTATTGTATCTCATTTTTTGGTCAATCCAATTATGGTCGTATAGAGGGTAATAAATGTAGTGGGTCGGCTGATGTGGGATTAAGAATTTTTGATGGTCCATTTGAAGTTATGAAAAATATTATTATTGACAACGATGGTTTCGATATTTATTCATACGGTCATGCCGACAATTATGGTTTCTCTAATGCTTGCGGTTCAACAATTCTATGGAATGATGATGGAGAACAAGGTTGTACTTATATGCCATCTGGTGATCCAAGTGATATACCAGAAGATATCGATGCTTATCAACAATATTTAGGCGAATTAAAGTTGGCCAATGGCAGATATTATTTTACAAGTGATGATGGTAGTTTTAATTCAGCTTTGATTTTTAGTAATCAAGTCGACGATATTAATAAATATTTAAACAAAAAAATAGTTGTCACATTAAAACAAGCAACTGACAATAGTATAGAAATTTGTAATATTAAAGTTATTGATGAAACTTTAAGGCGTCGCTTGGGTGGTAAATTATTATTACAGGTTGAAAGCCGAGGTAGGGTTTGGTATGTTGACAAACAAAAGAACACAAGATATTTGATTGAACAATATAAAGCCTTACCTTTATTCAGAGAATTGTCTTTGGGTATTACTGACGCAGACTTAAGTAAAATCCCAGTTAATACTAGTACCATTGATCCGAATTTGGACACAGATGGCGATGGCTATTCAGACAAACATGAGATAGAGAATGGTTACAATCCATATAATCCAGCTCCAGTTAAATTACAAACAGACGCAAACTTAGCTAATCGATTAAAAGGTCAATTATTGTTACAAGTAGAAGAAGGTGGTCGGGTTTGGTATGTGCATGAAGATGGTCAGGCCTATCGTGTTGAACCCAAAAATATTTTGGAGATATTCAGAACATTAGCCTTGGGTATTACTAATGAAAATCTAGAGAAAATTCCTAACAATAGTTTGATTAAATAA
- the trpS gene encoding tryptophan--tRNA ligase has translation MSQLIFSGIQPSGQIHLGNYLGAIQNWVQLQKEYQCIYSIVDLHAMTVDYDAKNFQQRILETAATLLACGIDPKKSIFFVQSHVPQHTELTWIFNTLLPISELERMTQFKDKAQQHKNNINAGLFTYPILQSADILLYKADAVPVGEDQVQHIELTRKIAKKFNNKFGDYFPEPKELITQAPRIMSLTDPTQKMSKSHGEKTYIALTDEPEIIRKKIMSAVTDTGDSKTMSPGVINLFTLLKIVADKKTADKFEQEYKTNKIKYSELKTVLADNVVDLLKPIQKQYQTLIQKPDQVWKTLDQGAQQAEKIASKNMTEIKKLTGLIK, from the coding sequence TTTAGGCGCGATTCAAAACTGGGTGCAACTCCAAAAGGAATATCAGTGTATTTATTCAATTGTTGATCTGCACGCCATGACTGTTGATTATGATGCTAAAAATTTTCAACAACGCATTTTGGAAACCGCTGCTACTTTGTTAGCTTGTGGCATTGATCCTAAAAAATCCATATTTTTTGTTCAGTCGCACGTCCCTCAACACACTGAATTGACTTGGATTTTTAATACTTTACTGCCTATCAGCGAATTAGAACGCATGACGCAATTTAAGGACAAAGCTCAACAACACAAAAATAATATTAACGCTGGACTTTTTACCTATCCCATCCTTCAATCCGCTGACATTTTATTGTATAAAGCTGATGCTGTACCGGTTGGTGAAGATCAAGTCCAACACATTGAATTAACTCGTAAAATTGCTAAAAAATTTAACAATAAATTTGGCGACTATTTCCCTGAGCCTAAAGAACTCATTACTCAAGCGCCACGCATCATGTCATTAACTGATCCGACTCAAAAAATGAGCAAAAGCCATGGTGAAAAAACTTACATTGCCCTAACTGATGAGCCAGAAATAATTAGAAAAAAAATCATGTCAGCAGTAACTGATACTGGAGATTCTAAAACCATGAGTCCAGGTGTAATTAATTTATTTACTTTATTAAAAATTGTAGCTGACAAAAAAACTGCCGATAAATTTGAGCAAGAATATAAAACCAATAAAATCAAGTACTCAGAGCTAAAAACTGTTTTAGCTGATAATGTTGTTGATTTATTAAAACCAATTCAAAAGCAATATCAAACTTTAATCCAAAAACCTGATCAAGTTTGGAAAACTTTAGATCAAGGCGCGCAACAAGCCGAAAAAATTGCCAGCAAAAATATGACTGAAATAAAAAAATTGACTGGCTTGATAAAATAA